A genomic segment from Drosophila miranda strain MSH22 chromosome 3, D.miranda_PacBio2.1, whole genome shotgun sequence encodes:
- the LOC108159016 gene encoding patronin isoform X17: MDAAESQEIRQARQRASVKWLLSKAFNNRVPDNLKEPFYRDHENQERLKPQIIVELGNATLYCQTLSNLYSDPNYQSLNHWSIIQTLARKGVPVAESSDMPITETVLIQTNPLRINAHMSVIESLMVLYAKEISSGDRIMSAIRRISGSNYQTPPGQTYEQALLAWISHACAALKKRIIKEVETGLPDENGTRLQTPDIPPVRDFQDLCDGICLALLIAYYCPKVVPWTMVRINYLPAVEDSIHNILLVSNFSQKHLPYGVFHMTPEDVTFMRGSMKLNLVLLLTDLFNLFEIHPAKCVCYPGMDGQDVIARRTLGANEHGICHRRGLTMQPVMPIPDLRSDLDQPPVGSPSNRPPFQVPHSNSFSGGLNRRSTPPNEHQQQQQQHQQAVVQANSNHFDGNQGEAFVVHKSRGITTLSSMHSQQQQQHHHQQQHQQQQQFHQQQQSQLQQQLQQQQQQQQQQQQEPLVPARLRQAKEKTNVESKADERGDFVAAGRPSNWEQSRRPSFAGRRSRRNSSSEDSQLTIENFGGSQDQLNTLGGRFDRDRERDRDRDRERKLSNTSIAEPAVAVRSSIADARGTLQLGYDTDSGSEKQDRETEKYSMRRQASVDNVPTVSAHNLSNASSPLPQARNKQHSSDKDYSHSVADTYNDARSSAYDPESTPVRKSSTSSMPASPAAWQLDVGDEDMRSLENASKLSTIRMKLEEKRRRIEQDKRKIEMALLRHQEKEDLESCPEVMKWETMSNESKRTPDMDPVDLDKYQVGEQSIAIMNMNLQDIQQDIHRLATQQSQMQAQHLQAQQLLQAQQIANMLNQQQQTYGSQQHLSDHHYQQQQRPMQQSFGSSPHLPQAYNAPVSAYSSRPPSRDPYQQQQHQQQHQQQQQQPMAMPQPMQFVNEHGQYMSPPQPSHYQPQSIYSDNGAPYNNHSPHYGAAAPPQYRSSVVFDDYGQPTNHFYLHESSPQAQPQVHPQRRTWAHSAAAAAYEQQQQIQQPMVDVNAWQSQQQQQQHHQQQKKAQQPWMNRPPSSAGGAAQGSFMLHQNGGGGGGGGGGELQHLFQVQASPQHSQRQLGGGANGVQRQQSLTNLRDNRSPKSQHQPQTMGMAMQQEDMMAPQSICFIGDEEDVDEVERNIIESMQATRISDFVLQQQQQQQHHQQQLQLQQQQQRLQGGRGSSSEDYDSGEMISNKLNITSGNLTYRIPSPSRPSIQANSFQDPRDCEDQPAEKGFYISFDDDQPKRPKPPLRAKRSPKKEALPLGDSSSSSRDRDRDSVDHQTLLKRESLSQLHNNNNNNGSEDGHKSAGANRHSIHGLNHSNSVKSPGNATYNKYTDEAPIQLRHLAVSGSDPFGHEPHPHPQPMQQQPMSPTRIQQSNNSAEAAKNKALVIGADATNLDPESVDEMERRKEKIMLLSLQRRQQQEEAKARKEIEASQKREKEREKEEERARKKEDQMARRAAILEQHRLKKAIEEAEREGKTLDRPDLHVKLQPQSSSATNPRLRQQRTTRPRPKTIHVDDASVDISEASSISSRGKKGSSSNLTGYGQLSSNSMKRDYYRGSQDSLTVKESPDDYPSTSSTPIGRRGSYKTSREPAAVERGRTLSRISVAKGSTLNFRGRKSNSLMNLCGPKLYKQPAAKSNRGIILNAVEYCVFPGAVNREAKQKVLEKIARSEAKHFLVLFRDAGCQFRALYSYMPESGDQVTKLYGTGPSQVDEVMFDKFFKYNSGGKCFSQVHTKHLTVTIDAFTIHNSLWQGKRVQLPSKKDMALVI; this comes from the exons ATGGATGCCGCCGAATCACAGGAAATACGACAG GCTCGTCAACGTGCTTCCGTCAAGTGGCTGCTCTCGAAGGCCTTCAACAATCGTGTGCCGGACAACCTGAAGGAGCCCTTCTATCGCGACCATGAGAATCAGGAGCGCCTCAAGCCCCAGATCATTGTGGAGCTGGGCAACGCCACGCTGTACTGCCAGACGTTGTCCAATCTGTACTCAGATCCCAACTACCAAAGCTTGAATCACTGGTCAATAATACAGACGCTAGCGCGCAAGGGTGTCCCGGTGGCCGAGTCCTCGGACATGCCCATTACCGAAACGGTATTAATTCAAACGAATCCGTTGCGAATT AACGCCCACATGTCTGTGATAGAATCGCTGATGGTTTTGTATGCCAAGGAGATATCATCGGGTGACCGCATCATGTCGGCCATCAGAAG AATATCTGGCAGCAATTACCAGACGCCTCCTGGCCAAACGTATGAGCAAGCTCTGCTGGCTTGGATTTCGCATGCCTGCGCGGCTCTGAAGAAGCGCATCATCAAGGAGGTGGAGACAGGGCTGCCCGATGAGAAT GGCACGCGTCTGCAGACGCCGGACATACCGCCAGTGAGGGACTTCCAGGATCTGTGCGATGGCATCTGCCTGGCGCTGCTCATCGCCTACTACTGCCCCAAGGTGGTGCCCTGGACGATGGTGCGCATCAACTATCTGCCGGCTGTCGAGGACTCCATACACAATATCCTGCTCGTGAGCAATTTCTCACAGAAGCATCTGCCATATGGCGTCTTCCACATGACGCCCGAGGATGTGACCTTCATGAGGGG ATCGATGAAACTGAATCTGGTACTGCTGCTCACGGATCTGTTCAATCTGTTCGAGATACATCCGGCGAAGTGTGTCTGCTACCCGGGCATGGATGGTCAGG ATGTCATCGCCCGGCGCACCTTGGGCGCCAATGAGCACGGAATCTGCCACCGACGGGGCCTCACAATGCAGCCCGTTATGCCCATACCCGATCTCCGCAGCGATCTCGACCAGCCGCCCGTTGGCTCGCCCTCGAATCGGCCGCCATTTCAAG TTCCGCATTCGAATTCATTCAGCGGCGGCTTAAATCGCAGATCCACCCCGCCAAACgaacaccaacaacagcaacaacaacaccaacaggCGGTTGTTCAAGCAAATTCGAATCATTTCGATGGTAATCAAGGCGAAG CCTTCGTCGTGCACAAGTCGCGTGGCATCACCACACTCTCATCCATGCactcgcagcagcagcagcaacaccaccaccaacagcaacatcagcaacagcaacagttccaccagcagcagcagtcgcagctacagcaacagctacagcagcaacagcagcagcagcagcagcagcagcaggagcccTTGGTTCCGGCTCGCTTGCGTCAGGCTAAAGAAAAGACCAATGTCGAGTCCAAGGCGGATGAGAGAG GCGATTTTGTCGCTGCGGGTCGACCAAGTAACTGGGAACAGAGCCGTCGGCCAAGCTTTGCAG GGCGCCGCTCGCGCAGGAACTCCTCCAGCGAGGACTCCCAGCTGACCATCGAGAACTTTGGCGGCTCCCAGGATCAGCTGAACACGCTGGGAGGCAGATTCGATCGGGATCGCGAACGGGAccgagacagggacagggagcGGAAGTTGTCCAACACCAGCATAG CTGAACCCGCTGTGGCCGTGCGCTCCTCCATTGCCGATGCCCGGGGCACGCTGCAGCTTGGCTACGACACGGATTCGGGCTCGGAGAAGCAGGACCGCGAGACGGAGAAGTATTCAATGCGTCGGCAGGCGAG TGTCGACAATGTGCCCACGGTGTCGGCTCACAATCTATCGAATGCGAGCAGCCCCTTGCCACAGGCACGGAACAAGCAACATTCCAGCGACAAAGACTACAGCCACAGCGTGGCGGACACCTACAACGATGCCCGCTCCAGTGCCTACGATCCGGAGAGCACACCAGTGCGCAAGTCCTCCACCAGCAGCATGCCAGCGAGCCCCGCAGCCTGGCAGCTGGACGTGGGCGATGAGGACATGCGCTCGCTGGAGAACGCCAGCAAGCTGTCCACCATACGCATGAAGCTGGAGGAGAAGCGTCGTCGCATTGAGCAGGACAAGCGGAAGATCGAAATGGCCCTGCTCAGGCACCAGGAGAAG GAGGATCTCGAATCTTGTCCGGAGGTTATGAAGTGGGAGACCATGAGTAATGAATCGAAGCGCACGCCGGACATGGATCCCGTTGACTTGGACAAGTACCAGGTGGGTGAG CAAAGCATCGCCATCATGAACATGAATCTGCAGGATATCCAGCAGGATATCCACCGCCTGGCCACGCAGCAGAGCCAGATGCAGGCCCAGCACCTGCAGGCGCAGCAGCTCCTGCAGGCCCAGCAAATAGCCAATATGCTGAACCAG cagcaacagacgTATGGGTCGCAGCAGCACCTGTCTGACCACCactaccagcagcagcagagaccCATGCAGCAAAGCTTTGGCTCATCGCCGCATCTTCCGCAGGCCTACAATGCCCCAGTCAGTGCGTACAGCTCCCGTCCGCCCAGCCGCGATCCctaccagcagcaacaacatcagcagcaacaccagcagcagcagcagcagcccatgGCCATGCCCCAGCCGATGCAGTTCGTCAATGAGCACGGCCAGTACATGTCGCCGCCGCAGCCCTCCCACTACCAGCCGCAGAGCATCTACAGCGACAACGGAGCGCCCTACAACAACCACTCGCCGCACTACGGAGCGGCTGCTCCTCCGCAGTACAGGAGCAGTGTGGTCTTCGATGACTATGGCCAGCCCACGAACCACTTCTACCTGCATGAGTCCTCGCCACAGGCACAGCCACAGGTCCATCCCCAGCGCCGCACCTGGGCGCActcagcagcagccgccgcctacgagcagcagcagcagatacAGCAGCCGATGGTGGATGTGAATGCGTGGCAgtcacagcagcagcagcaacagcaccaccagcagcagaagaaggccCAGCAGCCCTGGATGAACAGGCCTCCCTCCAGCGCGGGAGGAGCGGCCCAGGGCAGCTTTATGCTGCACCAGAACGGGGGAGGaggtggtggcggcggcggaggcGAGCTCCAGCATCTGTTCCAGGTGCAGGCCTCGCCGCAGCACTCGCAGCGCCAGTTGGGTGGGGGGGCCAACGGGGTGCAGAGACAGCAATCACTGACCAATCTGCGCGACAATCGCTCGCCCAAGTCCCAGCACCAGCCGCAGACCATGGGTATGGCCATGCAGCAGGAGGACATGATGGCACCGCAGAGCATTTGCTTCATTGGCGACGAGGAGGATGTGGACGAGGTGGAGCGCAACATCATCGAGTCCATGCAGGCCACACGCATCTCGGACTTTGtgcttcagcagcagcagcaacagcaacatcaccagcagcaactgcaactgcagcagcagcagcagcgtctgCAAGGCGGAAGGGGCAGTAGTTCGGAGGACTACGACAGCGGCGAGATGATTTCCAACAAGCTGAACATCACCAGCGGCAATCTCACCTACCGCATACCCTCGCCCTCGCGCCCCTCCATTCAGGCCAACAGTTTCCAGGACCCGCGCGATTGCGAGGATCAGCCGGCTGAGAAGGGCTTCTACATCTCCTTCGACGACGACCAGCCCAAGCGGCCCAAGCCGCCGCTGCGCGCCAAGCGCTCGCCCAAGAAGGAGGCCCTTCCGTTgggcgacagcagcagcagcagccgcgacagggacagggacagcgTGGACCACCAGACTCTGCTCAAACGGGAGTCCCTAAGTCAACtgcacaacaacaataacaacaacggCAGCGAGGACGGCCACAAGTCAGCAGGGGCCAACAGGCACAGCATCCACGGCCTCAACCACTCCAACAGTGTCAAATCGCCCGGCAATGCCACCTACAACAAGTACACGGACGAGGCGCCCATCCAACTACGCCATCTGGCCGTATCGGGCTCGGATCCATTTGGCCacgagccacacccacacccacagcccatgcagcagcagcccatgTCACCCACGCGAATCCAGCAGAGCAACAACAGTGCCGAGGCGGCCAAGAACAAGGCGCTGGTGATTGGAGCCGACGCCACCAACCTAGATCCG GAGTCTGTGGATGAAATGGAGCGACGAAAAGAGAAGATCATGCTGCTGTCCCTGCAGCGGCgtcagcagcaggaggaggccAAGGCACGCAAGGAGATCGAGGCCTCGCAGAAGCGGGAAAAGGAGcgggagaaggaggaggagcgcgCACGCAAGAAGGAGGATCAAATGGCGCGACGAGCGGCCATATTGGAACAGCATAGACTCAAGAAAGCCATCGAAGAGGCCGAACGAGAG GGCAAAACCCTGGATCGGCCCGATCTGCATGTGAAACTGCAACCCCAGTCATCTAGTGCAACGAATCCGCGACTCCGGCAGCAGCGCACGACACGTCCCAGGCCCAAGACCATTCATGTGGACGATGCCAGTGTGGACATCAGTGAGGCTTCGAGCATCTCTAGTCGGGGCAAGAAGGGCTCCAGCTCGAATCTAACCG GCTACGGTCAACTAAGCTCAAATTCAATGAAAAGAGATTATTACAGGGGCTCGCAAGACTCCCTCACAGTGAAAG AGTCACCCGATGATTATCCCAGTACAAGTTCAACTCCGATTGGGCGACGGGGATCCTATAAAACTTCCAGAG AGCCAGCAGCCGTCGAGCGGGGCCGCACTCTGTCGCGTATCTCCGTCGCTAAGGGGAGCACACTTAATTTCCGGGGCCGAAAGTCCAATTCGCTAATGAATCTGTGCG GTCCAAAACTCTACAAGCAACCAGCGGCCAAATCCAATCGCGGCATTATACTGAATGCCGTCGAATACTGCGTCTTTCCGGGCGCCGTGAACCGTGAGGCCAAACAGAAAGTGCTCGAGAAGATAGCACGCTCGGAGGCGAAACACTTCCTAGTACTCTTCCGCGATGCGGGCTGCCAGTTCCGCGCCCTCTACAGCTACATGCCCGAGTCCGGGGACCAGGTGACCAAGCTGTACGGCACCGGACCTAGTCAAGTCGACGAAGTCATGTTCGATAAGTTCTTCAA ATACAACTCAGGGGGCAAGTGCTTCTCGCAAGTGCACACCAAGCATCTGACCGTCACCATCGACGCCTTCACAATACACAACTCGCTCTGGCAGGGTAAGCGGGTGCAGTTGCCCAGCAAAAAGGACATGGCGCTTGTTATCTAA
- the LOC108159016 gene encoding patronin isoform X50 translates to MDAAESQEIRQARQRASVKWLLSKAFNNRVPDNLKEPFYRDHENQERLKPQIIVELGNATLYCQTLSNLYSDPNYQSLNHWSIIQTLARKGVPVAESSDMPITETVLIQTNPLRINAHMSVIESLMVLYAKEISSGDRIMSAIRRISGSNYQTPPGQTYEQALLAWISHACAALKKRIIKEVETGLPDENGTRLQTPDIPPVRDFQDLCDGICLALLIAYYCPKVVPWTMVRINYLPAVEDSIHNILLVSNFSQKHLPYGVFHMTPEDVTFMRGSMKLNLVLLLTDLFNLFEIHPAKCVCYPGMDGQVPHSNSFSGGLNRRSTPPNEHQQQQQQHQQAVVQANSNHFDGNQGEAFVVHKSRGITTLSSMHSQQQQQHHHQQQHQQQQQFHQQQQSQLQQQLQQQQQQQQQQQQEPLVPARLRQAKEKTNVESKADERGDFVAAGRPSNWEQSRRPSFAGRRSRRNSSSEDSQLTIENFGGSQDQLNTLGGRFDRDRERDRDRDRERKLSNTSIAEPAVAVRSSIADARGTLQLGYDTDSGSEKQDRETEKYSMRRQASVDNVPTVSAHNLSNASSPLPQARNKQHSSDKDYSHSVADTYNDARSSAYDPESTPVRKSSTSSMPASPAAWQLDVGDEDMRSLENASKLSTIRMKLEEKRRRIEQDKRKIEMALLRHQEKEDLESCPEVMKWETMSNESKRTPDMDPVDLDKYQAYNAPVSAYSSRPPSRDPYQQQQHQQQHQQQQQQPMAMPQPMQFVNEHGQYMSPPQPSHYQPQSIYSDNGAPYNNHSPHYGAAAPPQYRSSVVFDDYGQPTNHFYLHESSPQAQPQVHPQRRTWAHSAAAAAYEQQQQIQQPMVDVNAWQSQQQQQQHHQQQKKAQQPWMNRPPSSAGGAAQGSFMLHQNGGGGGGGGGGELQHLFQVQASPQHSQRQLGGGANGVQRQQSLTNLRDNRSPKSQHQPQTMGMAMQQEDMMAPQSICFIGDEEDVDEVERNIIESMQATRISDFVLQQQQQQQHHQQQLQLQQQQQRLQGGRGSSSEDYDSGEMISNKLNITSGNLTYRIPSPSRPSIQANSFQDPRDCEDQPAEKGFYISFDDDQPKRPKPPLRAKRSPKKEALPLGDSSSSSRDRDRDSVDHQTLLKRESLSQLHNNNNNNGSEDGHKSAGANRHSIHGLNHSNSVKSPGNATYNKYTDEAPIQLRHLAVSGSDPFGHEPHPHPQPMQQQPMSPTRIQQSNNSAEAAKNKALVIGADATNLDPESVDEMERRKEKIMLLSLQRRQQQEEAKARKEIEASQKREKEREKEEERARKKEDQMARRAAILEQHRLKKAIEEAEREGKTLDRPDLHVKLQPQSSSATNPRLRQQRTTRPRPKTIHVDDASVDISEASSISSRGKKGSSSNLTGPKLYKQPAAKSNRGIILNAVEYCVFPGAVNREAKQKVLEKIARSEAKHFLVLFRDAGCQFRALYSYMPESGDQVTKLYGTGPSQVDEVMFDKFFKYNSGGKCFSQVHTKHLTVTIDAFTIHNSLWQGKRVQLPSKKDMALVI, encoded by the exons ATGGATGCCGCCGAATCACAGGAAATACGACAG GCTCGTCAACGTGCTTCCGTCAAGTGGCTGCTCTCGAAGGCCTTCAACAATCGTGTGCCGGACAACCTGAAGGAGCCCTTCTATCGCGACCATGAGAATCAGGAGCGCCTCAAGCCCCAGATCATTGTGGAGCTGGGCAACGCCACGCTGTACTGCCAGACGTTGTCCAATCTGTACTCAGATCCCAACTACCAAAGCTTGAATCACTGGTCAATAATACAGACGCTAGCGCGCAAGGGTGTCCCGGTGGCCGAGTCCTCGGACATGCCCATTACCGAAACGGTATTAATTCAAACGAATCCGTTGCGAATT AACGCCCACATGTCTGTGATAGAATCGCTGATGGTTTTGTATGCCAAGGAGATATCATCGGGTGACCGCATCATGTCGGCCATCAGAAG AATATCTGGCAGCAATTACCAGACGCCTCCTGGCCAAACGTATGAGCAAGCTCTGCTGGCTTGGATTTCGCATGCCTGCGCGGCTCTGAAGAAGCGCATCATCAAGGAGGTGGAGACAGGGCTGCCCGATGAGAAT GGCACGCGTCTGCAGACGCCGGACATACCGCCAGTGAGGGACTTCCAGGATCTGTGCGATGGCATCTGCCTGGCGCTGCTCATCGCCTACTACTGCCCCAAGGTGGTGCCCTGGACGATGGTGCGCATCAACTATCTGCCGGCTGTCGAGGACTCCATACACAATATCCTGCTCGTGAGCAATTTCTCACAGAAGCATCTGCCATATGGCGTCTTCCACATGACGCCCGAGGATGTGACCTTCATGAGGGG ATCGATGAAACTGAATCTGGTACTGCTGCTCACGGATCTGTTCAATCTGTTCGAGATACATCCGGCGAAGTGTGTCTGCTACCCGGGCATGGATGGTCAGG TTCCGCATTCGAATTCATTCAGCGGCGGCTTAAATCGCAGATCCACCCCGCCAAACgaacaccaacaacagcaacaacaacaccaacaggCGGTTGTTCAAGCAAATTCGAATCATTTCGATGGTAATCAAGGCGAAG CCTTCGTCGTGCACAAGTCGCGTGGCATCACCACACTCTCATCCATGCactcgcagcagcagcagcaacaccaccaccaacagcaacatcagcaacagcaacagttccaccagcagcagcagtcgcagctacagcaacagctacagcagcaacagcagcagcagcagcagcagcagcaggagcccTTGGTTCCGGCTCGCTTGCGTCAGGCTAAAGAAAAGACCAATGTCGAGTCCAAGGCGGATGAGAGAG GCGATTTTGTCGCTGCGGGTCGACCAAGTAACTGGGAACAGAGCCGTCGGCCAAGCTTTGCAG GGCGCCGCTCGCGCAGGAACTCCTCCAGCGAGGACTCCCAGCTGACCATCGAGAACTTTGGCGGCTCCCAGGATCAGCTGAACACGCTGGGAGGCAGATTCGATCGGGATCGCGAACGGGAccgagacagggacagggagcGGAAGTTGTCCAACACCAGCATAG CTGAACCCGCTGTGGCCGTGCGCTCCTCCATTGCCGATGCCCGGGGCACGCTGCAGCTTGGCTACGACACGGATTCGGGCTCGGAGAAGCAGGACCGCGAGACGGAGAAGTATTCAATGCGTCGGCAGGCGAG TGTCGACAATGTGCCCACGGTGTCGGCTCACAATCTATCGAATGCGAGCAGCCCCTTGCCACAGGCACGGAACAAGCAACATTCCAGCGACAAAGACTACAGCCACAGCGTGGCGGACACCTACAACGATGCCCGCTCCAGTGCCTACGATCCGGAGAGCACACCAGTGCGCAAGTCCTCCACCAGCAGCATGCCAGCGAGCCCCGCAGCCTGGCAGCTGGACGTGGGCGATGAGGACATGCGCTCGCTGGAGAACGCCAGCAAGCTGTCCACCATACGCATGAAGCTGGAGGAGAAGCGTCGTCGCATTGAGCAGGACAAGCGGAAGATCGAAATGGCCCTGCTCAGGCACCAGGAGAAG GAGGATCTCGAATCTTGTCCGGAGGTTATGAAGTGGGAGACCATGAGTAATGAATCGAAGCGCACGCCGGACATGGATCCCGTTGACTTGGACAAGTACCAG GCCTACAATGCCCCAGTCAGTGCGTACAGCTCCCGTCCGCCCAGCCGCGATCCctaccagcagcaacaacatcagcagcaacaccagcagcagcagcagcagcccatgGCCATGCCCCAGCCGATGCAGTTCGTCAATGAGCACGGCCAGTACATGTCGCCGCCGCAGCCCTCCCACTACCAGCCGCAGAGCATCTACAGCGACAACGGAGCGCCCTACAACAACCACTCGCCGCACTACGGAGCGGCTGCTCCTCCGCAGTACAGGAGCAGTGTGGTCTTCGATGACTATGGCCAGCCCACGAACCACTTCTACCTGCATGAGTCCTCGCCACAGGCACAGCCACAGGTCCATCCCCAGCGCCGCACCTGGGCGCActcagcagcagccgccgcctacgagcagcagcagcagatacAGCAGCCGATGGTGGATGTGAATGCGTGGCAgtcacagcagcagcagcaacagcaccaccagcagcagaagaaggccCAGCAGCCCTGGATGAACAGGCCTCCCTCCAGCGCGGGAGGAGCGGCCCAGGGCAGCTTTATGCTGCACCAGAACGGGGGAGGaggtggtggcggcggcggaggcGAGCTCCAGCATCTGTTCCAGGTGCAGGCCTCGCCGCAGCACTCGCAGCGCCAGTTGGGTGGGGGGGCCAACGGGGTGCAGAGACAGCAATCACTGACCAATCTGCGCGACAATCGCTCGCCCAAGTCCCAGCACCAGCCGCAGACCATGGGTATGGCCATGCAGCAGGAGGACATGATGGCACCGCAGAGCATTTGCTTCATTGGCGACGAGGAGGATGTGGACGAGGTGGAGCGCAACATCATCGAGTCCATGCAGGCCACACGCATCTCGGACTTTGtgcttcagcagcagcagcaacagcaacatcaccagcagcaactgcaactgcagcagcagcagcagcgtctgCAAGGCGGAAGGGGCAGTAGTTCGGAGGACTACGACAGCGGCGAGATGATTTCCAACAAGCTGAACATCACCAGCGGCAATCTCACCTACCGCATACCCTCGCCCTCGCGCCCCTCCATTCAGGCCAACAGTTTCCAGGACCCGCGCGATTGCGAGGATCAGCCGGCTGAGAAGGGCTTCTACATCTCCTTCGACGACGACCAGCCCAAGCGGCCCAAGCCGCCGCTGCGCGCCAAGCGCTCGCCCAAGAAGGAGGCCCTTCCGTTgggcgacagcagcagcagcagccgcgacagggacagggacagcgTGGACCACCAGACTCTGCTCAAACGGGAGTCCCTAAGTCAACtgcacaacaacaataacaacaacggCAGCGAGGACGGCCACAAGTCAGCAGGGGCCAACAGGCACAGCATCCACGGCCTCAACCACTCCAACAGTGTCAAATCGCCCGGCAATGCCACCTACAACAAGTACACGGACGAGGCGCCCATCCAACTACGCCATCTGGCCGTATCGGGCTCGGATCCATTTGGCCacgagccacacccacacccacagcccatgcagcagcagcccatgTCACCCACGCGAATCCAGCAGAGCAACAACAGTGCCGAGGCGGCCAAGAACAAGGCGCTGGTGATTGGAGCCGACGCCACCAACCTAGATCCG GAGTCTGTGGATGAAATGGAGCGACGAAAAGAGAAGATCATGCTGCTGTCCCTGCAGCGGCgtcagcagcaggaggaggccAAGGCACGCAAGGAGATCGAGGCCTCGCAGAAGCGGGAAAAGGAGcgggagaaggaggaggagcgcgCACGCAAGAAGGAGGATCAAATGGCGCGACGAGCGGCCATATTGGAACAGCATAGACTCAAGAAAGCCATCGAAGAGGCCGAACGAGAG GGCAAAACCCTGGATCGGCCCGATCTGCATGTGAAACTGCAACCCCAGTCATCTAGTGCAACGAATCCGCGACTCCGGCAGCAGCGCACGACACGTCCCAGGCCCAAGACCATTCATGTGGACGATGCCAGTGTGGACATCAGTGAGGCTTCGAGCATCTCTAGTCGGGGCAAGAAGGGCTCCAGCTCGAATCTAACCG GTCCAAAACTCTACAAGCAACCAGCGGCCAAATCCAATCGCGGCATTATACTGAATGCCGTCGAATACTGCGTCTTTCCGGGCGCCGTGAACCGTGAGGCCAAACAGAAAGTGCTCGAGAAGATAGCACGCTCGGAGGCGAAACACTTCCTAGTACTCTTCCGCGATGCGGGCTGCCAGTTCCGCGCCCTCTACAGCTACATGCCCGAGTCCGGGGACCAGGTGACCAAGCTGTACGGCACCGGACCTAGTCAAGTCGACGAAGTCATGTTCGATAAGTTCTTCAA ATACAACTCAGGGGGCAAGTGCTTCTCGCAAGTGCACACCAAGCATCTGACCGTCACCATCGACGCCTTCACAATACACAACTCGCTCTGGCAGGGTAAGCGGGTGCAGTTGCCCAGCAAAAAGGACATGGCGCTTGTTATCTAA